In Papio anubis isolate 15944 chromosome 17, Panubis1.0, whole genome shotgun sequence, the following are encoded in one genomic region:
- the KCNJ2 gene encoding inward rectifier potassium channel 2: MGSVRTNRYSIVSSEEDGMKLATMAVANGFGNGKSKVHTRQQCRSRFVKKDGHCNVQFINVGEKGQRYLADIFTTCVDIRWRWMLVIFCLAFVLSWLFFGCVFWLIALLHGDLDASKEGKACVSEVNSFTAAFLFSIETQTTIGYGFRCVTDECPIAVFMVVFQSIVGCIIDAFIIGAVMAKMAKPKKRNETLVFSHNAVIAMRDGKLCLMWRVGNLRKSHLVEAHVRAQLLKSRITSEGEYIPLDQIDINVGFDSGIDRIFLVSPITIVHEIDEDSPLYDLSKQDIDNADFEIVVILEGMVEATAMTTQCRSSYLANEILWGHRYEPVLFEEKHYYKVDYSRFHKTYEVPNTPLCSARDLAEKKYILSNANSFCYENEVALTSKEEDDSENGVPESTSTDTPPDIDLHNQASVPLEPRPLRRESEI; encoded by the coding sequence ATGGGCAGTGTGCGAACCAACCGCTACAGCATTGTCTCTTCAGAAGAAGACGGTATGAAGTTGGCCACCATGGCAGTTGCAAATGGCTTTGGGAACGGGAAGAGTAAAGTCCACACCCGACAACAGTGCAGGAGCCGCTTTGTGAAGAAAGATGGTCACTGTAATGTTCAGTTCATCAACGTGGGTGAGAAGGGGCAACGGTACCTCGCAGACATCTTCACCACGTGTGTGGACATTCGCTGGCGGTGGATGCTGGTTATCTTCTGCCTGGCTTTCGTCCTGTCATGGCTGTTTTTTGGCTGTGTGTTTTGGTTGATAGCTCTGCTCCATGGGGACCTGGATGCATCCAAAGAGGGCAAAGCTTGTGTGTCCGAGGTCAACAGCTTCACGGCTGCCTTCCTCTTCTCCATTGAGACCCAGACAACCATAGGCTATGGTTTCAGGTGTGTCACGGATGAATGCCCAATTGCTGTTTTCATGGTGGTGTTCCAGTCAATCGTGGGCTGCATCATTGATGCTTTCATCATTGGTGCAGTCATGGCCAAGATGGCAAAGCCAAAGAAGAGAAACGAGACTCTCGTCTTCAGTCACAATGCTGTGATTGCCATGAGAGATGGCAAGCTGTGTTTGATGTGGCGAGTGGGCAATCTTCGGAAAAGCCACTTGGTGGAAGCTCATGTCCGAGCACAGCTCCTCAAATCCAGAATCACTTCTGAAGGGGAGTATATCCCTCTGGATCAAATAGACATCAATGTTGGGTTTGACAGTGGAATCGATCGTATATTTCTGGTGTCCCCAATCACTATAGTCCATGAAATAGACGAAGACAGTCCTTTATATGATTTGAGTAAACAGGACATTGACAATGCAGACTTTGAAATCGTGGTCATACTGGAAGGCATGGTGGAAGCCACTGCCATGACGACACAGTGCCGTAGCTCTTATCTAGCAAATGAAATCCTGTGGGGCCACCGCTATGAGCCTGTGCTCTTTGAAGAGAAGCACTACTACAAAGTGGACTATTCCAGGTTCCACAAAACTTACGAAGTCCCCAACACTCCCCTTTGCAGTGCAAGAGACTtagcagaaaagaaatacatcCTCTCAAATGCGAATTCATTTTGCTATGAAAATGAAGTTGCCCTCACAAGCAAAGAGGAAGATGACAGTGAAAACGGAGTTCCAGAAAGCACTAGTACGGACACGCCCCCTGACATAGACCTTCACAACCAGGCAAGTGTACCTCTAGAGCCCAGGCCCTTACGGCGAGAGTCGGAGATATGA